A single Phoenix dactylifera cultivar Barhee BC4 chromosome 1, palm_55x_up_171113_PBpolish2nd_filt_p, whole genome shotgun sequence DNA region contains:
- the LOC103721759 gene encoding magnesium transporter MRS2-1-like isoform X2: MAELKERLLPPKPSFATATPAASNPQEPSAACAGHRPLFQGMDFLGLKKRGQGRRSWICVDSTTGGSQVIEVDKFTMMRRCDLPARDLRLLDPLFVYPSTILGREKAIVVNLEQIRCIITADEVFLLNSSDVYVLQYVAELQRRLTAHSVDALAGGSTPPDCLPFEFRALEVALEAACTFLDALVAELEIEAYPALDELTSKISTLNLEHVRRLKSRLVALTRRVQKARDEIEQLMDDDGDMAEMYLTEKKRRKEASFYSDQSMQGFGCIGAGVSVSAPVSPVSSPPEPRKLVEKNLSLARSRQEDSMKSSDNTENIEELEMLLEAYFVVIDSTLNKLTSLKEYIDDTEDFINIQLTFATSFSTDLVGSRNLYKLACLALKENWVKFTKLY, translated from the exons ATGGCGGAGCTCAAAGAGCGGCTCCTCCCGCCCAAACCCTCGTTCGCCACCGCCACACCGGCGGCCTCGAATCCTCAGGAACCCTCCGCCGCCTGCGCCGGGCACCGCCCCCTCTTCCAGGGCATGGACTTCCTGGGGCTCAAGAAGCGGGGTCAGGGCCGCCGGTCGTGGATCTGCGTCGACTCCACGACGGGGGGCTCGCAGGTGATCGAAGTGGACAAGTTCACGATGATGCGGCGGTGCGACCTCCCAGCCCGCGACCTCCGCCTCCTGGACCCGCTTTTCGTCTACCCCTCCACCATCCTTGGCCGGGAGAAGGCCATCGTCGTCAATCTCGAGCAGATCCGCTGCATCATCACTGCCGACGAGGTGTTCCTCCTCAACTCCTCCGACGTCTATGTCTTGCAGTACGTCGCGGAGCTCCAGCGCCGCCTCACCGCCCACTCTGTGGACGCCCTCGCCGGCGGGTCCACTCCGCCGGACTGCCTCCCCTTCGAGTTCCGGGCACTCGAGGTCGCACTCGAGGCCGCCTGCACCTTCCTTGATGCACTG GTTGCTGAACTAGAAATTGAAGCATACCCTGCATTAGATGAGCTGACATCAAAGATCAGCACACTTAACTTGGAACATGTGCGCCGATTGAAAAGCAGGCTCGTTGCATTGACTAGGAGAGTTCAAAAG GCTCGGGATGAGATAGAGCAGTTGatggatgatgatggtgatatGGCTGAAATGTATCTTACGGAGAAGAAAAGACGAAAGGAAGCATCATTCTACAGTGACCAGTCTATGCAAGGATTTGGTTGTATTGGTGCTGGAGTATCAGTTTCTGCTCCAGTTTCACCTGTTTCTTCACCACCTGAACCTCGCAAGCTTGTTGAGAAGAACTTGAGCCTTGCTAGAAGCAGACAAGAAGATAGTATGAAAAGTTCTGACAACACTGAAAACATAGAGGAGTTGGAGATGCTGTTGGAAGCTTACTTTGTGGTCATTGATAGCACTCTTAACAAACTGACTTCG CTAAAGGAGTACATTGATGACACAGAAGATTTTATTAACATTCAACTG ACTTTTGCAACTTCTTTCTCCACGGATCTTGTGGGCAGCAGAAATTTGTATAAGTTGGCATGTCTGGCTTTAAAGGAAAATTGGGTGAAGTTCACAAAATTATATTAG
- the LOC103721759 gene encoding magnesium transporter MRS2-1-like isoform X1: MAELKERLLPPKPSFATATPAASNPQEPSAACAGHRPLFQGMDFLGLKKRGQGRRSWICVDSTTGGSQVIEVDKFTMMRRCDLPARDLRLLDPLFVYPSTILGREKAIVVNLEQIRCIITADEVFLLNSSDVYVLQYVAELQRRLTAHSVDALAGGSTPPDCLPFEFRALEVALEAACTFLDALVAELEIEAYPALDELTSKISTLNLEHVRRLKSRLVALTRRVQKARDEIEQLMDDDGDMAEMYLTEKKRRKEASFYSDQSMQGFGCIGAGVSVSAPVSPVSSPPEPRKLVEKNLSLARSRQEDSMKSSDNTENIEELEMLLEAYFVVIDSTLNKLTSLKEYIDDTEDFINIQLDNVRNQLIQFELLLTVATFVVAIFGVVAGIFGMNFSITLFEKPRAFQWVLIITGVSGVVIFCSFLCYFRYRRLFPL, encoded by the exons ATGGCGGAGCTCAAAGAGCGGCTCCTCCCGCCCAAACCCTCGTTCGCCACCGCCACACCGGCGGCCTCGAATCCTCAGGAACCCTCCGCCGCCTGCGCCGGGCACCGCCCCCTCTTCCAGGGCATGGACTTCCTGGGGCTCAAGAAGCGGGGTCAGGGCCGCCGGTCGTGGATCTGCGTCGACTCCACGACGGGGGGCTCGCAGGTGATCGAAGTGGACAAGTTCACGATGATGCGGCGGTGCGACCTCCCAGCCCGCGACCTCCGCCTCCTGGACCCGCTTTTCGTCTACCCCTCCACCATCCTTGGCCGGGAGAAGGCCATCGTCGTCAATCTCGAGCAGATCCGCTGCATCATCACTGCCGACGAGGTGTTCCTCCTCAACTCCTCCGACGTCTATGTCTTGCAGTACGTCGCGGAGCTCCAGCGCCGCCTCACCGCCCACTCTGTGGACGCCCTCGCCGGCGGGTCCACTCCGCCGGACTGCCTCCCCTTCGAGTTCCGGGCACTCGAGGTCGCACTCGAGGCCGCCTGCACCTTCCTTGATGCACTG GTTGCTGAACTAGAAATTGAAGCATACCCTGCATTAGATGAGCTGACATCAAAGATCAGCACACTTAACTTGGAACATGTGCGCCGATTGAAAAGCAGGCTCGTTGCATTGACTAGGAGAGTTCAAAAG GCTCGGGATGAGATAGAGCAGTTGatggatgatgatggtgatatGGCTGAAATGTATCTTACGGAGAAGAAAAGACGAAAGGAAGCATCATTCTACAGTGACCAGTCTATGCAAGGATTTGGTTGTATTGGTGCTGGAGTATCAGTTTCTGCTCCAGTTTCACCTGTTTCTTCACCACCTGAACCTCGCAAGCTTGTTGAGAAGAACTTGAGCCTTGCTAGAAGCAGACAAGAAGATAGTATGAAAAGTTCTGACAACACTGAAAACATAGAGGAGTTGGAGATGCTGTTGGAAGCTTACTTTGTGGTCATTGATAGCACTCTTAACAAACTGACTTCG CTAAAGGAGTACATTGATGACACAGAAGATTTTATTAACATTCAACTG GACAATGTTCGGAATCAACTGATCCAATTTGAGTTGCTGCTAACAGTTGCAACATTTGTCGTCGCCATCTTTGGGGTTGTTGCAGGGATCTTTGGCATGAATTTTTCAATAACATTATTTGAAAAACCGAGAGCATTCCAGTGGGTGCTTATAATCACTGGAGTGTCCGGTGTAGTTATATTCTGCTCCTTCCTATGTTATTTTAGATACAGAAGATTATTCCCTTTGTAG